A stretch of the Tannerella serpentiformis genome encodes the following:
- a CDS encoding cation:proton antiporter translates to MTKKFKGFLLYVGLIVLFGASMYLIIREGQAHQLVSDSADSAHAPQNLVEGFSVFLALMAEHIHSSFGLLLLQIIIILITCRIVGLLFKRIGQPMVVGEILAGILLGPSVLGRFAPDFSQFLFPHESLGNINLLSQFGLIFFMYTIGMELDVDAIRKKLRETVMISYTCMFFTFFCGLLAAYFIYDRYGREVPFLPFALFIAITMSITAFPVLARIIQERRLTRTHLGTVALAAAANGDVTAWCLLAIVVAISQAGTMLGAVYNILFAAVYLLIMFAIVRPLLRMVGNLYHNPEVIGKPLVMLMFLLLLISSYLTEIAGLHALFGAFVAGLVMPENMRFRKIMTEKVEDVSLIIFLPLFFVSTGLRTEIGLIDSAEMWLVCFGLILVSTIGKFSSAILSARIEKESWKNSFLLGALMNTHGLMELIALTIGYEMHILPPPVFVMLVLMTLASTFMTTPLLSLINFSFRTGERLRLRRTETVGQGPFRVLISFGRAGSGPVLLDVAFRMFGRGDTKMDLTALHLTVGSDINPLHTAGFEQVSFEPFIREAKRLNLRVSTRYEVSNNAGDTIVSLVNDEPFDFLLVGAGIAMSNLPTDIEARRIRKSLFSLLGGARVQELLSPGSLIHDKTRYFIEHSRCSVGVFVNRGFTRADHLIVVIDSEADLPLLHYARVLLRSTHGTAALLHRRPSDDASPALDTVAHELESFIAHTENVHLLPERELTRESFAEADFMLVGYATWNIISDVCREPLRQMPSTLIIHHRQR, encoded by the coding sequence ATGACGAAGAAATTCAAAGGTTTTTTGCTCTATGTCGGGTTGATCGTGCTCTTCGGCGCATCGATGTACCTCATCATCCGCGAAGGTCAGGCGCACCAACTCGTCTCCGACTCGGCCGACTCGGCCCACGCGCCGCAGAACCTCGTCGAGGGCTTCAGCGTCTTCCTCGCGCTCATGGCCGAGCACATCCACTCGTCCTTCGGCCTGCTCCTCTTGCAGATCATCATCATCCTCATCACCTGCCGCATCGTGGGGCTGCTCTTCAAGCGCATCGGGCAGCCGATGGTCGTGGGCGAGATTCTGGCCGGCATCCTGCTCGGGCCGTCCGTCCTAGGCCGGTTCGCGCCCGACTTCTCCCAGTTCCTCTTCCCCCACGAATCGCTGGGCAACATCAACCTCCTGAGTCAGTTCGGACTCATCTTTTTCATGTACACCATCGGTATGGAGCTCGACGTCGACGCCATCCGTAAGAAGCTGCGCGAGACGGTGATGATCAGCTACACCTGCATGTTCTTCACCTTCTTCTGTGGGCTCCTGGCCGCCTACTTCATCTACGATCGCTATGGCCGCGAGGTGCCCTTCCTGCCCTTCGCGCTCTTCATCGCCATAACGATGAGCATCACCGCCTTCCCCGTCTTGGCGCGCATCATCCAGGAGCGCCGCCTGACACGCACACACCTCGGCACCGTGGCTCTGGCCGCGGCCGCCAACGGCGACGTCACGGCCTGGTGCCTCCTGGCCATCGTCGTCGCCATCTCGCAGGCCGGCACCATGCTCGGCGCCGTCTACAATATCTTATTCGCAGCCGTCTACCTGCTCATCATGTTCGCCATCGTCAGGCCCCTGCTGCGCATGGTCGGCAACCTCTACCACAACCCCGAGGTGATCGGCAAACCCCTCGTCATGCTCATGTTCCTCCTGCTGCTCATCTCGTCTTACCTCACCGAGATAGCCGGCCTCCACGCCCTCTTCGGCGCCTTTGTGGCGGGGCTGGTCATGCCCGAAAACATGCGCTTCCGCAAGATCATGACCGAGAAGGTGGAGGACGTCTCGCTGATCATCTTCCTCCCGCTCTTCTTCGTCTCAACAGGCCTGCGCACGGAGATCGGGCTGATTGATTCGGCCGAAATGTGGCTCGTCTGCTTCGGGCTCATCCTCGTCTCCACGATCGGCAAGTTCAGCAGCGCCATCCTCTCCGCCCGGATCGAGAAAGAGAGTTGGAAGAACAGCTTCCTGCTCGGGGCGCTCATGAACACGCACGGCCTGATGGAGCTTATCGCCCTGACGATCGGTTACGAGATGCACATCCTGCCGCCTCCGGTGTTTGTCATGCTCGTACTCATGACACTGGCCTCGACCTTCATGACCACGCCCCTGCTCAGCCTCATCAACTTCAGCTTCCGCACCGGCGAGCGCCTGCGTCTACGGCGCACAGAGACGGTCGGCCAAGGGCCCTTCCGCGTACTCATCTCCTTCGGCCGTGCCGGCAGCGGACCCGTCCTGCTCGACGTCGCCTTCCGTATGTTCGGCCGTGGCGACACGAAGATGGACCTCACCGCCCTCCACCTCACCGTCGGTTCGGACATCAATCCGCTCCACACGGCCGGCTTCGAGCAGGTCAGCTTCGAGCCTTTCATCCGCGAAGCCAAACGCCTCAACCTACGCGTCTCCACCCGCTACGAAGTCTCAAACAACGCCGGCGATACGATCGTGAGTCTGGTCAACGACGAGCCGTTCGACTTCCTGCTCGTGGGTGCCGGCATCGCCATGAGCAACCTGCCGACCGACATTGAGGCACGCCGCATCCGTAAGTCGCTTTTCTCCCTCCTCGGTGGCGCCCGAGTGCAAGAACTTCTCTCGCCCGGATCGCTCATCCACGATAAGACGCGCTACTTCATCGAGCACAGCCGCTGCTCCGTGGGCGTCTTCGTCAACCGCGGCTTCACCCGCGCCGACCACCTCATCGTCGTCATCGATTCCGAGGCTGACCTCCCGCTTTTGCATTATGCCCGCGTCCTGCTACGCTCCACCCACGGCACCGCCGCCTTGCTCCACCGTCGACCGTCCGACGACGCCTCTCCCGCGCTGGACACCGTGGCCCATGAGCTGGAGTCCTTCATCGCCCACACCGAGAATGTCCACCTGCTTCCCGAGCGCGAACTCACCCGTGAATCGTTTGCCGAAGCAGACTTTATGCTTGTCGGTTATGCCACCTGGAATATCATCTCCGACGTCTGCCGAGAGCCCCTCCGACAAATGCCTTCCACGCTCATCATCCATCACCGCCAGCGGTAG
- a CDS encoding SusC/RagA family TonB-linked outer membrane protein produces MKRKLSLLLMCLVVGIMWASAQTQRVTGTVISEEDGLPVIGASVLVKGTHVGTITDMDGKFVMTDVPSSAKLLVVSYIGMRTQEVAVAPTLRIVLKPATEMIDEVVVVAYGTQKRQSVVGAQSSVSSKDLEKRPITNVTSALSGAASGVQVTTSTGQPGESSTLRIRGFGSINASSAPLYVVDGAIYNGALGDIAPADIQSISILKDAASTALYGSSAGNGVILITTKSGMGARDGKPKFTFTMNQGATRRGQADYEKVGAMDHYTMRWQQWFNQEKYSNGRSDDLAGKLAAYYVYRDLRYNPYAGLKSVYEENPETGEITMTNNPHQGWDTYPAIVTPDGKLNPEINGLLWGDDMDWEKALFRTGYRSEYSLSGGLNTDKMKSFMSISYLGEEGYKRHTSFQRFSGRGNLSYDVNKWFSIGSNVSFSRVHNTAPKTASDSYSSNPFYFKRNIAPIYPIHRHKADGSYELDEQGNKIYDHNYLRPYNGGFNPVQEGELDHSTFDRDAITSRSFAEFTFIPELKLRTNLSYDLVRGLSKKRYNNIMGDQPAGYLQISDYRYSTITFNQLLSYKKSFGLHNFDAMLGHEIYWLQMQSTDMRKKGMGILGIDEMPNLSTPVRITSGTDTYSKEGYFGRVNYDLDSRYNLSLSYRRDGTSRMAPDKRWGNFWSFGAGWNLAQEAFAKKDWLDELKLRASIGQTGNDLISWASDSDEDSYYAYRTLYQLGYNNGDYPGVRLVELGNSNLRWETQTSTDIAVEFGVFNRLRGTVEFFNKESKDLIFGYPLPESSGAKSINRNIGKVRNYGLEFELQGTLVSTKDFKWNLSLNGTILKNKIVRLPDENRKDGIEFKYKKYEEGRSVYDFYLNEWIGVDPKDGMAMYRLDTEKYADYADPSKPNFVGVGKEGEAATWTKDARFARKHFCGTAIPDIYGGFGTRAEWKGFDAEILFSYQLGGKTYDTGYQDLMGRSLNGGRAMHKDMERAWKNPGDQTDVPRLDAGNAGRYDAERSDRFLISSDALMLKSINVGYTFPRMWVKKLGVDELRLSVAAENLFLLSARKGLNPMMNYSGVTATAFYDYAKTLTSSISIKF; encoded by the coding sequence ATGAAAAGGAAATTATCCCTGCTGTTGATGTGCCTCGTTGTAGGCATCATGTGGGCTTCGGCCCAAACGCAAAGAGTCACGGGTACGGTAATCTCGGAAGAAGACGGATTGCCAGTCATCGGTGCCTCGGTTCTTGTGAAGGGAACGCACGTCGGTACGATCACCGACATGGACGGCAAATTCGTCATGACGGATGTGCCCAGTTCCGCCAAGTTGTTAGTTGTCTCATACATCGGTATGAGGACTCAGGAAGTCGCCGTAGCTCCCACGCTGCGCATTGTGCTCAAGCCCGCCACGGAGATGATCGACGAAGTGGTTGTCGTAGCCTACGGTACGCAGAAACGGCAATCTGTCGTGGGCGCCCAATCGTCCGTGTCATCTAAGGACCTGGAGAAACGCCCTATCACAAACGTTACGAGTGCCTTGAGCGGTGCCGCCTCCGGCGTACAAGTGACCACCTCCACCGGTCAACCGGGTGAATCCAGCACCCTCCGCATCCGTGGTTTTGGCTCCATCAATGCCTCCTCTGCCCCGCTCTACGTAGTGGACGGAGCCATCTACAACGGCGCCTTGGGCGACATTGCACCGGCAGACATCCAAAGCATCAGCATCCTCAAAGACGCCGCATCTACTGCCCTCTACGGCTCGAGCGCCGGTAACGGCGTGATCCTCATCACCACCAAGAGCGGCATGGGCGCACGCGACGGTAAGCCCAAGTTTACCTTCACCATGAATCAAGGTGCCACCCGTCGCGGACAGGCCGACTATGAGAAGGTCGGTGCAATGGACCACTACACCATGCGCTGGCAGCAGTGGTTCAACCAAGAGAAATACTCCAATGGCCGCAGCGACGACTTGGCCGGTAAACTGGCAGCGTATTACGTCTATCGCGACCTCCGCTATAACCCCTATGCTGGTCTGAAATCCGTCTACGAAGAGAACCCGGAGACCGGCGAGATCACCATGACAAACAACCCACACCAAGGCTGGGACACCTACCCGGCCATCGTAACCCCCGACGGCAAGCTGAATCCCGAAATCAACGGCCTCCTCTGGGGCGACGACATGGACTGGGAGAAGGCGCTCTTCCGCACCGGCTATCGCAGCGAGTACTCCCTTAGCGGCGGCTTGAATACGGACAAGATGAAGAGCTTCATGTCGATCAGCTACCTGGGCGAAGAGGGCTACAAACGCCACACCTCTTTCCAGCGTTTCTCTGGTCGCGGCAACCTCTCTTACGACGTCAATAAGTGGTTCTCCATCGGTAGCAACGTCTCTTTCTCGCGTGTGCACAACACGGCTCCGAAGACGGCAAGCGATAGCTATTCATCCAATCCGTTCTACTTCAAACGGAACATTGCGCCGATCTACCCTATCCACCGCCATAAAGCCGACGGCAGCTACGAGCTTGACGAACAAGGCAACAAGATCTATGACCACAATTACCTGCGTCCCTACAACGGTGGATTCAACCCCGTGCAAGAGGGTGAACTCGACCACTCTACTTTCGATCGCGACGCTATCACCAGCCGCTCGTTTGCAGAGTTTACTTTCATTCCTGAGTTGAAGCTGCGCACCAACCTCTCTTACGACCTCGTTCGTGGACTCTCCAAGAAACGCTACAATAACATCATGGGCGACCAGCCCGCAGGCTACTTGCAGATCTCGGACTATCGCTACTCTACCATCACCTTCAACCAGCTGCTGAGCTACAAGAAGAGCTTCGGCCTCCACAACTTCGACGCCATGCTGGGACATGAGATCTATTGGCTGCAAATGCAAAGCACCGATATGCGTAAAAAAGGTATGGGCATCTTGGGTATCGATGAAATGCCGAACCTCTCCACCCCGGTCAGAATAACCTCAGGCACGGACACCTATTCTAAAGAGGGTTACTTCGGTCGCGTGAACTACGACCTTGACAGCCGCTACAACCTCTCGCTCTCCTATCGTCGCGACGGAACTTCACGCATGGCTCCGGACAAACGCTGGGGTAACTTCTGGTCCTTCGGTGCCGGCTGGAACCTCGCCCAGGAAGCCTTCGCGAAAAAAGATTGGCTCGATGAGCTGAAACTCCGTGCCTCTATCGGACAGACGGGTAACGACCTCATCTCTTGGGCTAGCGATTCAGACGAAGACTCGTATTATGCTTATCGGACGCTGTACCAACTGGGATACAACAACGGAGATTATCCCGGAGTGCGCCTCGTAGAGCTGGGCAACTCGAACTTAAGGTGGGAGACACAGACAAGCACCGATATCGCCGTAGAGTTTGGCGTCTTCAATCGCCTGCGTGGTACGGTGGAATTCTTCAACAAGGAATCCAAGGACTTGATCTTCGGCTATCCTCTGCCCGAATCGAGTGGAGCGAAGTCCATCAACCGCAACATCGGTAAGGTGCGTAACTACGGCTTGGAGTTTGAACTGCAAGGCACACTCGTTTCCACCAAAGACTTTAAGTGGAACCTCAGCTTGAATGGTACAATTCTCAAGAACAAGATTGTCCGCCTGCCAGACGAAAACCGCAAGGACGGCATCGAGTTCAAGTATAAGAAGTATGAAGAAGGTCGCAGTGTCTATGATTTCTACCTCAACGAGTGGATCGGTGTAGACCCGAAAGACGGCATGGCGATGTATCGCTTAGACACGGAGAAATATGCCGACTATGCAGACCCCTCCAAGCCCAACTTTGTAGGCGTAGGTAAGGAAGGCGAAGCCGCTACATGGACGAAAGACGCCCGCTTCGCTCGGAAGCATTTCTGTGGCACTGCCATCCCCGACATCTACGGTGGATTCGGCACACGCGCCGAGTGGAAGGGCTTCGACGCGGAGATCCTCTTCTCCTACCAGCTGGGGGGAAAGACGTACGACACCGGCTATCAAGACCTCATGGGCCGCAGTCTGAACGGTGGACGCGCCATGCACAAAGACATGGAGAGAGCTTGGAAAAACCCGGGCGACCAAACCGATGTACCGCGCTTAGATGCTGGTAACGCTGGTCGGTATGACGCTGAACGCTCTGACCGCTTCCTCATCTCCAGCGATGCCCTGATGCTGAAGTCCATCAACGTGGGCTATACCTTCCCCCGCATGTGGGTCAAGAAACTCGGCGTTGACGAACTGCGCCTGAGCGTAGCTGCCGAAAACCTCTTCCTGCTCTCCGCCCGCAAGGGGTTGAACCCGATGATGAACTACAGCGGTGTGACGGCTACTGCCTTCTACGATTACGCCAAAACATTAACCTCAAGCATTTCCATCAAATTCTAA
- a CDS encoding RagB/SusD family nutrient uptake outer membrane protein, which translates to MKKTNYFLAALLAGGLLMSGCSEDFLNNDPTTSITDDMASKSASGLRSIIEGIHNMIYSYSSDSDQSFTLGQPAFNIHYDMLGDDFINTMIAYHMSVYRWQDHTDPYGDINERAWDFYYKVIQHANQVITGVEKLKDAPASDVASLKGEAHTLRAWAYYNLVQLFGKRYVKGAANDNLGVIIRKEVTYDAVKRSTVAEVYALIDEDMKIGLENLAKAPDLGRKNAIRYSTACGIAARIALTKSEWADAAKYADLAIQKSGATLQSGAALCDGFCKLSASEWMWGYTQNSLQDFFYASFFATYGYNFKGKISGFKFAVNRDIYDKMGEKDARRGWWVCLDRKDPIPEDANEDYFEGGTKEPKWEITGQNVKFRAKSANDTHGDLLIMRLGEMYYIKAEAEARQGKDAEAKKTLEEIMVTRDPDYKTTATGNELIEEILRNRRIDLWAEGQRFFDMKRLSAVPNRLNVSNITKYLHGKDSVTAVTRNSGSFAKQVAKSADANAWQFAIPYAELRANKLCEQNPF; encoded by the coding sequence ATGAAAAAGACAAATTATTTCTTGGCCGCTCTCCTTGCCGGAGGCCTGTTGATGAGCGGATGTTCAGAAGACTTTCTGAATAACGACCCGACGACGAGTATCACCGACGACATGGCCTCTAAGAGTGCTTCGGGACTTCGAAGCATTATCGAGGGTATCCATAACATGATCTACTCCTATTCGTCTGACTCTGATCAGAGCTTCACGCTCGGTCAGCCTGCCTTCAACATTCACTACGACATGCTGGGCGACGACTTCATCAACACCATGATCGCTTACCACATGTCCGTCTATCGTTGGCAGGATCACACCGATCCGTACGGCGACATCAACGAGCGCGCTTGGGACTTTTATTACAAGGTCATCCAGCATGCGAACCAGGTGATCACAGGCGTCGAGAAGCTCAAAGACGCCCCTGCCTCTGACGTGGCATCGCTCAAGGGCGAGGCCCACACGCTGCGGGCTTGGGCTTACTACAACCTCGTGCAGCTCTTCGGCAAGCGCTATGTGAAAGGTGCCGCCAACGACAACCTCGGCGTCATCATTCGCAAGGAAGTCACCTACGACGCTGTCAAGCGCTCGACCGTGGCTGAGGTCTACGCCCTGATCGACGAAGACATGAAGATCGGCCTCGAGAACCTGGCGAAAGCTCCCGACCTCGGACGCAAGAATGCCATCCGTTACTCCACCGCTTGCGGCATCGCCGCCCGCATCGCCCTGACCAAGTCAGAGTGGGCAGACGCTGCGAAATACGCCGACCTGGCCATCCAAAAGTCCGGCGCCACGCTGCAAAGCGGCGCTGCCCTCTGCGATGGCTTCTGCAAGCTCTCAGCCTCCGAGTGGATGTGGGGCTACACGCAGAACTCCCTGCAGGACTTCTTCTACGCCAGCTTCTTCGCCACCTATGGTTACAACTTCAAGGGGAAGATCAGCGGGTTCAAGTTTGCCGTCAACCGCGACATCTACGACAAGATGGGCGAGAAAGACGCTCGCCGCGGCTGGTGGGTCTGCCTCGATAGGAAAGATCCTATCCCTGAGGATGCCAATGAAGACTACTTCGAAGGCGGCACCAAGGAGCCGAAATGGGAGATCACGGGGCAGAACGTCAAGTTCCGCGCGAAATCGGCTAACGACACCCACGGCGACTTGCTGATCATGCGCCTCGGCGAGATGTATTACATCAAGGCCGAAGCTGAGGCACGCCAGGGCAAAGACGCCGAGGCGAAGAAGACCTTGGAAGAGATCATGGTGACCCGCGACCCGGACTATAAGACCACCGCCACGGGTAACGAGCTGATCGAGGAGATCCTCCGCAACCGACGCATCGACCTCTGGGCCGAAGGCCAACGCTTCTTCGACATGAAGCGCCTCAGCGCCGTGCCGAATCGCCTCAACGTATCGAACATCACGAAATACCTGCACGGCAAGGACAGCGTCACGGCCGTCACGCGTAACTCGGGATCCTTCGCCAAGCAAGTCGCCAAGTCAGCCGACGCCAACGCATGGCAGTTCGCCATCCCGTATGCTGAGCTCCGAGCCAACAAGCTCTGCGAACAGAATCCGTTCTGA
- a CDS encoding glycoside hydrolase family 125 protein, with protein sequence MTHYYPLRLATLTAACFLIYTSASATPIVTDDNTAVRDETDYTLSLRPAVSERLFISKAIEKEIVRIKRMITNEKLAWMFENCFPNTLDTAVHFSAIDGDDDTFVYTGDIHAMWLRDSASEVWPYLAFVSKDDELRQMIRGVILRQFKCILLDPYANAFSDGAENGEVYERRWELDSLCHCLRLAYAYWKETGDKSVFTDGRWQKVMQLVLRTLREQQRKDDPDPYAADSLMDHHSLRPVRPVGLIASAFRPSDDPVTLPFIVPSNFFAVSSLRKAAEILSKVNKDAKTADACKALANEVEEALRRYATVEHPVYGRIYAYEVDGFGNRLMMDDADVPSLLAMTYLGDVPADDPVYLNTRRFVWSEDNPYFFHGNSGEGIGSSRTGNDMIRPMSLLVRALTSTDDNEIAACLRMLITTDAETGFIHESFYKNDPKRYTRSWFARQNSLFGELIVKLVLDKKIELLNDL encoded by the coding sequence ATGACACACTACTACCCCCTCCGCCTGGCCACCCTCACCGCGGCCTGCTTCCTTATTTACACATCGGCCAGCGCCACGCCCATCGTGACAGACGACAACACCGCCGTCCGCGACGAAACGGACTACACGCTGTCGCTCCGCCCGGCCGTCTCCGAACGTCTCTTCATCTCCAAAGCCATCGAGAAAGAAATCGTGCGCATCAAACGGATGATCACGAACGAGAAGTTGGCTTGGATGTTCGAAAACTGCTTCCCCAACACGCTCGACACCGCCGTCCACTTTAGCGCCATCGATGGCGACGACGACACCTTCGTCTACACCGGCGACATCCACGCCATGTGGCTCCGCGATTCCGCCTCCGAGGTCTGGCCCTACCTGGCTTTTGTCAGCAAAGACGACGAGCTGCGGCAGATGATCCGCGGCGTCATCCTCCGCCAGTTCAAGTGCATCCTCCTCGACCCCTACGCCAACGCCTTCAGCGACGGCGCCGAAAACGGCGAGGTCTACGAACGCCGTTGGGAGCTCGACTCCCTCTGCCACTGCCTGCGCTTAGCTTATGCCTACTGGAAGGAGACGGGCGACAAGAGCGTCTTCACCGACGGGAGATGGCAGAAAGTCATGCAGCTCGTCCTCCGCACCCTCCGCGAACAGCAGCGCAAGGACGACCCGGATCCCTACGCCGCCGACTCGCTCATGGACCATCACAGCCTCCGCCCCGTGCGCCCCGTCGGACTGATCGCCTCCGCCTTCCGCCCCTCGGACGACCCGGTGACACTGCCCTTCATCGTCCCCTCGAATTTCTTCGCCGTCAGTTCGCTCCGTAAGGCAGCCGAGATCTTGAGCAAAGTGAATAAGGACGCGAAGACGGCCGACGCCTGCAAGGCCCTGGCCAACGAGGTGGAGGAGGCACTGCGCCGCTACGCCACCGTGGAGCACCCCGTCTACGGCCGCATCTACGCCTACGAGGTGGACGGCTTCGGCAACCGCCTGATGATGGACGACGCCGATGTGCCCAGCCTTCTGGCCATGACTTACCTCGGCGACGTGCCCGCCGACGATCCCGTCTACCTCAACACGCGGCGCTTCGTCTGGAGCGAAGACAACCCCTACTTCTTCCACGGCAATTCCGGCGAAGGCATCGGCAGCTCGCGCACCGGCAACGACATGATCCGCCCCATGTCCCTCCTCGTCCGCGCCCTCACCTCCACCGACGACAACGAGATCGCCGCCTGCCTCCGCATGCTGATCACCACCGACGCCGAGACCGGTTTCATCCACGAGTCCTTCTATAAAAACGACCCCAAGCGTTACACCCGCTCCTGGTTTGCCCGCCAGAACAGCCTCTTCGGCGAGCTAATCGTCAAACTCGTCCTCGACAAGAAGATCGAGCTGCTCAACGATTTGTAG
- a CDS encoding glycosyltransferase has translation MIQPDYIFECSWEVCNKVGGIYTVLSTKARTLQQQFPDHILFIGPDLGHAGQAAEFDEDTTLYADWRRTTAAAGLPVRIGRWRVPGAPLVMLVDYRQLFSHKNELFYEMWESFGVDSSQAYGDYDESCIFAAATGRVIESFYRFHHLESQRVVAHFDEWMLGFGLLHLRKYTPRIATLFTTHATTIGRSIAGNNKPLYGYMSGYNGDGMAAELHVEAKHSVEKKAAHFADCFTTVSEITAVECRQLLDKAPDVVTPNGFEPDFVPTPDRYPTRRADARQRLLRAASALYGQTFDSDNTFLVSISGRYEYRNKGIDVFIDAMNRLRTSADLPRAVVAFVLIPAWVYAPRADLKAILEHSAPTTAPLPTPFLTHWLHRMDDDRVSNFILHAGFNTIDGERLKIVFVPCYLDGRDGIFDTPYYDLLIGMDATLYPSYYEPWGYTPLESVAFGIPTVTTDLAGFGRWAQTVVSGRDITEGVIVVHRTDDNYAAVVNESADALLTLMRRSDADRRTIAARCQSLAARAEWERFITYYYTAFDHALTAAARRADA, from the coding sequence ATGATACAACCCGATTACATTTTTGAATGCAGCTGGGAAGTCTGCAACAAAGTGGGCGGCATCTACACCGTCCTATCAACTAAAGCACGCACCCTGCAACAACAGTTCCCCGACCACATCCTCTTCATCGGCCCCGACTTGGGGCATGCCGGCCAAGCCGCCGAGTTCGACGAAGACACCACGCTCTACGCCGACTGGCGACGCACCACCGCCGCGGCCGGACTCCCCGTGCGCATAGGCCGATGGCGCGTGCCCGGCGCTCCGCTCGTTATGCTCGTCGACTACCGCCAACTCTTCAGCCACAAAAACGAACTCTTCTACGAGATGTGGGAATCGTTCGGCGTCGACTCTTCGCAGGCCTATGGCGACTATGACGAGTCGTGCATCTTCGCCGCCGCCACGGGGCGCGTCATCGAGAGCTTCTACCGATTCCACCACCTGGAGAGCCAACGCGTCGTGGCCCACTTCGACGAGTGGATGCTGGGCTTCGGCCTCCTCCATCTGCGCAAATACACGCCGCGCATTGCCACCCTCTTCACCACACACGCCACCACCATCGGCCGCTCCATCGCCGGCAACAACAAGCCGCTCTACGGCTACATGTCTGGCTACAACGGCGACGGTATGGCGGCCGAGCTGCACGTCGAGGCGAAGCATTCGGTGGAGAAAAAGGCGGCCCACTTTGCCGATTGCTTCACGACAGTAAGCGAGATCACGGCCGTAGAGTGTCGCCAGCTGCTCGACAAGGCGCCGGACGTAGTCACGCCAAACGGCTTCGAGCCCGACTTCGTCCCCACGCCCGACCGCTACCCCACCCGACGCGCCGACGCCCGCCAGCGACTGCTCCGCGCTGCCTCAGCGCTCTACGGCCAGACGTTCGACTCGGACAACACGTTCCTCGTCTCCATCAGCGGCCGCTACGAGTATCGCAACAAGGGCATCGACGTCTTTATCGACGCCATGAACCGCCTGCGCACATCGGCCGACCTGCCCCGCGCGGTCGTGGCCTTCGTGCTCATCCCGGCCTGGGTCTATGCCCCGCGTGCCGACCTGAAGGCTATCCTTGAGCACAGCGCTCCCACGACTGCACCGCTGCCCACCCCCTTCCTCACCCACTGGCTGCACCGCATGGACGACGACCGCGTCTCGAACTTCATCCTCCACGCCGGCTTCAACACCATCGACGGCGAGCGCCTGAAGATCGTCTTCGTACCCTGCTACCTCGACGGCCGCGACGGGATCTTCGACACGCCTTACTACGACCTCCTCATCGGCATGGACGCCACGCTCTACCCCTCCTACTACGAGCCTTGGGGCTACACGCCGCTCGAGAGCGTGGCCTTTGGCATCCCCACGGTCACGACCGACCTGGCCGGCTTTGGGCGTTGGGCGCAGACCGTCGTCAGTGGGCGCGACATCACCGAGGGCGTAATTGTCGTCCATCGCACGGACGACAATTACGCCGCCGTGGTCAACGAGTCGGCCGACGCCCTGCTCACCCTCATGCGTCGCTCTGACGCCGATCGCCGCACGATCGCCGCGCGCTGTCAGTCCCTCGCCGCCCGCGCTGAGTGGGAGCGCTTTATCACGTATTACTACACCGCCTTCGATCACGCCCTCACCGCTGCCGCCCGCCGGGCCGACGCATAG